One segment of Aliidongia dinghuensis DNA contains the following:
- a CDS encoding PP2C family protein-serine/threonine phosphatase, translating into MPDGSMTPSIRAWSATHPGAVRTQNQDACLCRPEIGLFAVADGVGGHNGGEIAAARVMEMLSLIPDGLAPAARLAAVRAGLQDTHRALLDMARQPGSHIAPATTIVALLLDGDHFACLWAGDSRAYLLRDGVLHRLTTDHSVVQSLVSAGALTEAEAEQDPRQNVITRAVGAGPEALSIAKSIGEVQPDDRFLLCSDGLYKTLEVEEIARTAMGDAADVAQQLITRALAQTARDNVTVVVAAPQAAYR; encoded by the coding sequence GTGCCCGACGGTTCGATGACCCCGTCGATCCGGGCCTGGTCCGCGACCCATCCGGGCGCCGTCAGGACACAGAACCAGGACGCCTGCCTCTGCCGGCCGGAGATCGGCCTGTTCGCCGTCGCCGACGGCGTCGGTGGCCACAACGGCGGCGAGATTGCGGCCGCCCGGGTGATGGAGATGCTGAGCCTGATCCCCGACGGGCTGGCACCGGCGGCACGGCTGGCGGCGGTCCGGGCCGGGCTGCAGGACACCCATCGAGCACTCCTGGACATGGCGCGGCAGCCGGGCTCGCACATTGCACCCGCGACGACGATCGTTGCCTTGCTGTTGGACGGCGACCATTTCGCCTGCCTCTGGGCCGGTGATTCCCGCGCCTATCTGCTGCGCGACGGCGTGCTGCACCGGCTGACGACCGACCATAGCGTCGTCCAGAGCCTGGTGAGCGCCGGCGCCTTGACCGAGGCCGAGGCGGAGCAGGATCCGCGCCAGAACGTCATCACCCGCGCCGTCGGCGCCGGGCCGGAGGCACTCTCCATCGCGAAATCGATCGGCGAGGTGCAGCCCGACGACCGGTTCCTGCTGTGCAGCGACGGGCTCTACAAGACGCTCGAGGTCGAGGAGATCGCGCGCACCGCGATGGGCGACGCGGCCGACGTGGCGCAGCAGCTCATCACCCGGGCTCTGGCGCAGACCGCACGGGACAACGTCACCGTCGTGGTCGCCGCCCCACAGGCCGCCTACCGCTGA
- a CDS encoding Hcp family type VI secretion system effector, whose protein sequence is MAIYMQFDGIQGDVTETKHTTWIELNSCQWGVGRGISSTVGSSAERESTAPTISEIVVTKENDVASGKLMQEALSGHGKQVQIDFTRTFKDSQEIYLTITLTNTIISGYSHSSSGERPMETLSLNFTKIQYTTNQMKPDGTQGDPDHVIYDLSTAQTS, encoded by the coding sequence ATGGCCATCTATATGCAGTTCGACGGCATCCAGGGCGACGTCACGGAGACGAAGCACACGACCTGGATCGAGCTCAACTCGTGCCAATGGGGCGTCGGGCGCGGCATCTCGAGCACGGTCGGTTCGTCGGCCGAACGCGAATCCACGGCGCCGACGATCAGCGAGATCGTCGTCACCAAGGAGAACGACGTCGCGAGCGGCAAGCTGATGCAGGAGGCGCTGTCGGGCCACGGCAAGCAGGTGCAGATCGATTTTACGCGTACCTTCAAGGACTCGCAGGAAATCTATCTGACGATCACGCTGACCAACACGATCATCAGCGGCTATTCCCACTCGTCGAGCGGCGAGCGGCCGATGGAGACCCTGTCGCTCAACTTCACCAAGATCCAGTACACGACCAATCAGATGAAGCCGGACGGGACCCAGGGCGATCCGGACCATGTGATCTACGACCTGTCGACCGCCCAGACCTCGTAG
- the tssH gene encoding type VI secretion system ATPase TssH → MPSVDLKLLVERLDQSCRRALEASAGHTLSRTHYNVELEHWLLQLIGQPDGDLRRILDHFDVQPGRLEAELNAALDRMTTGNGRAPSLSPELVGVAKEAWLFASIEFKAPAVRSGHLLWAMLAESSVGERLRSVAPQLRRIIPDTLRNAFLTIVAGSAEEPAAPVQASGPGPVAAPGGGGALERYTIDLTAEARAGKIDPILGRNDEIRQIVDILIRRRQNNPILTGEAGVGKTAVVEGLALRIATGDVPAPLAKVALRTLDLGLLQAGAGIKGEFENRLRQVIDECQASPHPVILFVDEAHMLIGAGNTAGQGDAANLLKPALARGALRLVAATTWAEYKKYFEKDAALTRRFQVVKVEEPSQPTAADMVRGLLPTLEAHHGVRILDEAVEASVRLSSRYIPSRQLPDKAVSLIDTACARVAMSQATTPAAIEDRRRRIGLIDVATRLLDREILSGIDHTARRQALDDERATLDAELSTLEARWAEEGELVATVHELRRRVEAAEDPAPLQAELAAASAALKALQGTRPLVFPVVDAQAVAEIVEGWTGIPAGRMQADEIETVLTLEAALGRRVVGQDHALAAVAEAIRTSRAGLTDPRKPVGVFLMVGTSGVGKTETALALAELLYGGEANLTTINMSEFKEEHKVSLLMGSPPGYVGYGEGGVLTEAVRRRPYSVILLDEIEKAHPGVQDVFFQVFDKGTMKDGEGRDIDFRNTVIILTSNAGTDLIASLFADRDTAPPAAALTETLRPELTKTFKPAFLGRLTVVPYLPLAPETLRQIATLQVERIARRVRESFGATVEYGADVIDFIGAQAIDGSVGARGIEALLTRALLPPLSAQVLSRMAEGSAVQRVVIEASEGGLRCTLH, encoded by the coding sequence ATGCCGAGCGTTGATCTGAAACTGCTCGTCGAGCGGCTGGACCAGTCTTGTCGCCGCGCGCTGGAAGCGTCGGCCGGCCACACGCTGTCGCGCACCCACTACAACGTCGAGTTGGAGCATTGGCTGTTGCAGCTGATCGGCCAGCCCGATGGCGACCTCAGGCGGATCCTCGACCATTTCGACGTCCAGCCGGGGCGTCTCGAGGCCGAGCTCAATGCGGCGCTCGACCGGATGACCACCGGCAACGGCCGGGCGCCGAGCCTGTCGCCGGAGCTGGTCGGCGTCGCGAAGGAGGCGTGGCTCTTCGCCTCGATCGAGTTCAAGGCGCCGGCCGTCCGCTCGGGCCATCTCTTATGGGCCATGCTGGCGGAATCGTCGGTGGGCGAGCGCCTGCGCAGCGTGGCGCCGCAGTTGCGCCGCATCATTCCCGATACGCTCCGAAACGCGTTCCTGACGATCGTTGCCGGCAGTGCCGAGGAACCGGCCGCGCCGGTCCAGGCCTCGGGGCCGGGGCCGGTCGCGGCGCCGGGCGGCGGCGGCGCGCTCGAGCGCTATACGATCGATCTCACTGCCGAGGCGCGCGCCGGCAAGATCGACCCGATCCTCGGGCGCAACGACGAGATCCGCCAGATCGTCGATATCCTGATCCGGCGGCGCCAGAACAACCCGATCCTGACCGGCGAGGCCGGCGTTGGCAAGACGGCCGTCGTCGAGGGCTTGGCCCTGCGCATCGCCACCGGCGATGTGCCGGCGCCGCTCGCCAAGGTGGCGCTCCGCACCCTGGACCTCGGCCTGCTGCAGGCCGGCGCCGGGATCAAGGGCGAGTTCGAGAACCGCCTGCGCCAGGTCATCGACGAATGCCAGGCGAGCCCGCACCCGGTCATCCTGTTCGTCGACGAGGCGCATATGCTGATCGGCGCCGGCAACACGGCGGGGCAGGGCGACGCGGCCAACCTGCTGAAACCAGCGTTGGCCCGCGGCGCGCTGCGGCTGGTCGCCGCCACGACCTGGGCCGAATACAAGAAATATTTCGAGAAGGATGCGGCGCTGACCCGCCGCTTCCAGGTCGTCAAGGTCGAGGAGCCGTCGCAACCAACGGCCGCCGACATGGTGCGCGGCCTGCTGCCGACACTCGAGGCCCATCACGGCGTGCGCATCCTCGACGAGGCGGTCGAGGCGAGCGTCCGGCTGTCGTCCCGCTACATCCCGAGCCGCCAGTTGCCGGACAAGGCGGTGAGCCTGATCGACACGGCATGCGCCCGCGTCGCGATGAGCCAGGCGACGACCCCGGCCGCGATCGAGGATCGGCGCCGCCGCATCGGCCTGATCGATGTCGCAACCCGTCTGCTCGACCGCGAGATCCTGTCGGGCATCGACCACACCGCCCGGCGGCAGGCGCTCGACGACGAGCGGGCTACGCTCGATGCGGAGCTCAGCACGCTCGAGGCGCGCTGGGCGGAGGAGGGCGAGCTGGTCGCGACGGTGCACGAGCTGCGCCGGCGGGTCGAGGCGGCCGAGGATCCGGCGCCGCTGCAGGCCGAACTTGCGGCCGCGAGCGCCGCGCTCAAGGCGCTCCAGGGCACGCGGCCGCTCGTCTTCCCGGTCGTCGACGCGCAGGCCGTGGCCGAGATCGTCGAAGGCTGGACCGGCATCCCGGCCGGCCGGATGCAGGCGGACGAGATCGAGACCGTGCTGACGCTCGAGGCCGCACTCGGCCGCCGGGTCGTCGGCCAGGACCATGCGCTGGCCGCGGTGGCGGAGGCGATCCGCACCTCGCGCGCCGGGCTCACGGATCCGAGGAAGCCGGTCGGCGTCTTCCTGATGGTCGGCACTTCCGGCGTCGGCAAGACCGAGACCGCGCTGGCGCTGGCCGAGCTGCTCTACGGCGGCGAGGCGAACCTCACCACCATCAATATGAGCGAGTTCAAGGAAGAGCACAAAGTCAGCCTGCTGATGGGCAGCCCGCCGGGCTACGTCGGCTATGGCGAAGGCGGCGTGCTGACCGAGGCCGTGCGCCGGCGCCCCTATTCGGTGATCCTGCTCGACGAGATCGAGAAGGCGCACCCGGGTGTGCAGGACGTGTTCTTCCAGGTGTTCGACAAGGGCACCATGAAGGACGGCGAGGGGCGGGATATCGATTTCCGCAACACCGTCATCATCCTTACGTCCAACGCCGGCACCGACCTCATCGCCTCGCTTTTCGCCGACCGCGACACTGCGCCGCCGGCGGCGGCGCTCACCGAGACGCTGCGCCCGGAGCTCACCAAGACCTTCAAACCGGCGTTCCTCGGCCGCCTGACCGTCGTGCCGTACCTGCCGCTCGCCCCCGAAACGCTGCGGCAGATCGCAACGCTGCAGGTCGAGCGCATCGCGCGGCGGGTGCGCGAGAGCTTCGGCGCCACGGTCGAGTACGGCGCCGACGTGATCGATTTCATCGGCGCGCAGGCGATCGACGGCAGCGTCGGCGCCCGTGGCATCGAGGCGCTGCTGACGCGCGCGCTGCTGCCGCCGCTGTCGGCGCAAGTCCTGTCCCGCATGGCCGAAGGCTCGGCGGTGCAGCGGGTCGTCATCGAAGCCAGCGAAGGCGGCTTGCGGTGCACCCTTCACTAA
- the tssA gene encoding type VI secretion system protein TssA → MTDERTLPSPEELLINLSEETPTGRDLRLDVTPQSLYFRLRDARSEGRAQERIADNDPTATDDGFRHWTAVRELAIAALAAETKDLEIAAWLTESLVRCDGLAGLVVGAELLRGLVERFWERNLFPPPDEDGLEGRLAPIAGLDGEGGNGALLQPLRKLVMFERGDGTPVSFWQFEQSEDVAALADTARKNQRLAAGVPPFAELEAEARGAGRPMLAAMVADAAHAIAAWRALKTALDAAAGRDAPALGRVLDLLNKLHRVAARYAGLPAAAVEATAVEAIQAADVPVVHVQAAEAQPDREALLAELSRIAALFRKTEPNSPISYTLEEAIRRARLTLPELLKEMMPDAAPRAALLVGLGINATLE, encoded by the coding sequence ATGACGGATGAGAGAACGCTTCCATCGCCGGAAGAACTGTTGATCAATTTAAGTGAAGAGACGCCAACCGGGCGAGATCTTCGACTGGATGTGACGCCGCAGTCACTGTATTTCCGGCTGCGCGACGCCCGATCGGAGGGTCGCGCCCAGGAGCGGATCGCCGACAACGACCCGACGGCGACCGACGACGGTTTCCGTCACTGGACGGCGGTGCGCGAGCTCGCGATCGCGGCACTCGCGGCGGAAACGAAGGACCTGGAGATCGCCGCCTGGTTGACCGAGAGCCTGGTGCGCTGCGACGGGCTTGCCGGCCTCGTCGTCGGTGCGGAGCTCCTGCGCGGCCTGGTCGAGCGGTTCTGGGAGCGCAATCTGTTCCCGCCGCCGGACGAAGATGGCCTCGAGGGCCGCCTGGCGCCGATCGCCGGGCTCGACGGCGAAGGCGGCAATGGCGCGCTGCTGCAGCCGTTGCGCAAGCTCGTCATGTTCGAGCGCGGCGACGGCACGCCGGTCAGCTTCTGGCAGTTCGAGCAGTCGGAGGACGTGGCGGCGCTCGCCGACACGGCGCGCAAGAACCAGCGGCTCGCCGCCGGCGTGCCGCCGTTCGCCGAACTCGAGGCTGAGGCACGCGGCGCCGGCCGGCCGATGCTGGCCGCCATGGTCGCCGATGCGGCCCATGCGATCGCCGCCTGGCGCGCGCTGAAGACGGCGCTCGACGCCGCCGCCGGGCGCGACGCGCCGGCGCTCGGCCGCGTCCTCGACCTGCTGAACAAGCTGCACCGGGTCGCCGCCCGCTATGCCGGCCTGCCGGCGGCCGCCGTCGAGGCGACGGCGGTCGAGGCGATCCAGGCCGCGGATGTACCGGTCGTCCATGTCCAAGCCGCCGAGGCGCAGCCGGACCGAGAGGCGCTGCTCGCCGAGCTCAGCCGCATCGCGGCGCTCTTCCGCAAGACCGAGCCCAATTCGCCGATCAGCTACACGCTCGAGGAAGCGATCCGGCGCGCCCGGCTCACCCTGCCCGAACTCTTGAAGGAAATGATGCCCGACGCAGCCCCGCGCGCAGCCCTGCTGGTCGGCCTCGGCATCAACGCCACGCTCGAATAG
- the tssB gene encoding type VI secretion system contractile sheath small subunit, whose product MSNSIHEKLSRVRRPRVHITYEVETEGAQIVRELPFVVGVMGDFSGDPRTPLRPLAERKFIQIDMDSFDEVMKRLSPGLQLRVEDKLTGDGGTIPVELRFDSIEDFEPARVLNQIPALKALLETRNRLRDLLSKADRSEELETLLETVLKNPTEMNRLSDELGLPKEA is encoded by the coding sequence ATGAGCAACAGTATCCATGAAAAGCTGAGCCGGGTGCGCCGTCCGCGCGTCCATATCACCTACGAGGTGGAGACCGAAGGCGCGCAGATCGTCCGCGAGCTGCCGTTCGTCGTCGGCGTCATGGGCGACTTCTCCGGCGATCCCCGGACGCCGCTGCGCCCGCTTGCCGAGCGCAAGTTCATCCAGATCGACATGGACAGCTTCGACGAGGTGATGAAGCGCCTGAGCCCGGGCCTGCAGCTTCGGGTCGAGGACAAGCTCACCGGCGACGGTGGCACCATTCCGGTCGAGCTGCGCTTCGACAGCATCGAGGATTTCGAGCCGGCGCGCGTGCTGAACCAGATCCCGGCGCTGAAGGCCCTGCTCGAGACGCGCAACCGCCTGCGCGACCTGCTGAGCAAGGCCGACCGCTCCGAGGAGCTCGAGACCCTGCTCGAGACCGTCCTCAAGAACCCCACCGAAATGAACCGGCTGTCCGACGAGCTCGGCCTGCCCAAGGAGGCCTGA
- the tssC gene encoding type VI secretion system contractile sheath large subunit produces the protein MSDTASNAQQAVTATETEAASLLDQVVTATKQTEPDRAHELVRTLVEQANRGTVKFDRNLPRTIERAIALLDQTLSAQLNEVIHDPKFLKLEGSWRGLHYLVTNSNTSSNLKIRLMNVSKRELNRDLTRAVEFDQSQLFKKIYENEFGTPGGEPYGALIGDYEWTNHPDDVETLRLVSNVSAAAFAPFISAAGAEMMGFEQWTELTRPRDLAKIFDTIEYAKWRGFRDSEDSRFVSLVMPRVVARVPYGARTKPIDEFAYEESPIAADGAPLPMHHEQYCWMNAAFVMGTRLTEAFSRYGFCTAIRGAEGGGRVENLPQHVFQSDDGDLDAKCPTEIGITDRREYELSNLGFLPLCHYKNQDYAVFFGAQTVQKSKEYDRADATANARISARLPYIMATSRFAHYLKVMARDKIGSFMEAEDCEVWLNRWIKNYVNTNEQAGAESKAKFPLREARVEVHAIPGRPGAYSAVAYLRPWLQMEELTTSLRMVARIPERT, from the coding sequence ATGTCCGATACCGCATCGAACGCCCAGCAGGCCGTCACCGCGACCGAGACCGAAGCGGCAAGCTTGCTCGACCAGGTCGTCACCGCGACGAAGCAGACCGAGCCGGACCGGGCGCATGAGCTCGTGCGCACCCTCGTCGAGCAGGCGAACCGCGGCACGGTGAAGTTCGATCGCAACCTGCCGCGCACCATCGAGCGGGCGATAGCACTGCTCGACCAGACGCTCTCGGCCCAGCTGAACGAGGTCATCCACGATCCGAAGTTCCTGAAGCTCGAAGGCAGCTGGCGCGGCCTGCACTATCTCGTGACCAACAGCAACACGAGCTCGAACCTCAAGATCCGCCTGATGAACGTGAGCAAGCGCGAGCTCAACCGCGACCTCACCCGCGCGGTCGAGTTCGACCAGAGCCAGCTGTTCAAGAAGATCTACGAGAACGAGTTCGGCACGCCGGGCGGCGAGCCCTACGGCGCGCTGATCGGCGACTATGAGTGGACGAACCACCCGGACGACGTCGAGACGCTGCGGCTCGTCTCGAACGTCAGCGCCGCGGCCTTCGCGCCATTCATCTCGGCCGCCGGCGCGGAGATGATGGGGTTCGAGCAATGGACGGAACTGACCCGCCCGCGCGACCTCGCCAAGATCTTCGACACCATCGAATATGCCAAGTGGCGCGGCTTCCGCGACAGCGAGGACAGCCGCTTCGTCTCGCTCGTCATGCCGCGCGTCGTGGCGCGTGTGCCGTACGGCGCCCGCACCAAGCCGATCGACGAGTTTGCCTACGAGGAATCGCCGATCGCTGCGGACGGCGCACCGCTGCCGATGCACCACGAGCAGTATTGCTGGATGAACGCGGCCTTCGTCATGGGCACGCGGCTGACCGAAGCCTTCTCGCGCTACGGCTTCTGCACCGCGATCCGGGGTGCCGAGGGCGGCGGCCGGGTCGAGAACCTGCCGCAGCACGTCTTCCAGTCGGACGACGGCGACTTGGATGCGAAATGCCCGACCGAGATCGGCATCACCGACCGGCGCGAATATGAGCTCTCCAACCTCGGCTTCCTGCCGCTCTGCCACTACAAGAACCAGGATTATGCCGTGTTCTTCGGCGCGCAGACGGTGCAGAAGTCCAAGGAGTACGACCGGGCGGATGCGACCGCGAACGCCCGCATCTCGGCCCGCCTGCCCTACATCATGGCGACCAGCCGCTTCGCCCATTACCTGAAGGTCATGGCGCGGGACAAGATCGGCAGCTTCATGGAGGCCGAGGACTGCGAGGTCTGGCTCAATCGCTGGATCAAAAACTACGTCAACACCAACGAGCAGGCGGGGGCCGAGAGCAAGGCCAAGTTCCCGCTGCGCGAAGCCCGTGTCGAGGTGCACGCCATCCCGGGCCGGCCCGGCGCCTACAGCGCTGTCGCCTATCTTCGGCCCTGGCTGCAGATGGAGGAGCTCACGACTAGCCTGCGCATGGTCGCGCGCATCCCGGAAAGAACCTGA
- the tssC gene encoding type VI secretion system contractile sheath large subunit produces the protein MLSTATGSPPREAAAGSLRHAILSGHFARAGSEDAAEDLLSLLTEERGALALWLGVDQAQALGHDPRAVRDLVERDIVAIDRLITRQLDAVLHHPRLQRLEGSWRGLAWMIGGFDGGGRIKTRLLSIRWDEIDRDLARASQFDQSALFRLIYENEFGTAGGEPFGLMVIDHELRHMPQRRDPAAAQAPVDDVSVLSSLSAISAAAFVPMVLAASPALLGVDQFTDLALSNDIAAALRSDTHARWRALTQREDARFLCVTLPRMLARPRWRAGSQERAGLRYEERAARPQDRTWCVAGYAFAAAVGRAQAAFNWPGDVRGVAPDRIGGGLVTDLPAEPFVLGAETAWHRPSLDLALTDRQEQELVLAGLMPLNTLPYGDAAFAAVHSLQARQAEPAGRAPTAAGANMRLSAQINSMLCVSRFAHYIKIIGRELTGAFLTAGEIERRLQSWLAGYTNASQNPDPDSRARHPLASSRVSIHELPDRPGSFGCVIHLQPYYQLDDVSATFRLVTGFTAAGREF, from the coding sequence ATGCTCTCGACCGCAACCGGGTCGCCGCCGCGGGAGGCGGCGGCCGGCTCGCTGCGGCACGCGATCCTGTCCGGGCATTTCGCCCGGGCCGGGTCCGAGGACGCGGCTGAAGACCTGCTGTCGCTCCTGACGGAGGAGCGCGGGGCGCTCGCCCTCTGGCTCGGCGTCGACCAGGCGCAGGCGCTCGGCCATGATCCGCGCGCCGTGCGTGACCTCGTCGAGCGGGATATCGTCGCGATCGACCGGCTGATCACCCGCCAGCTCGATGCCGTGCTGCATCATCCGCGCCTGCAGCGCCTGGAAGGCTCCTGGCGCGGCCTGGCCTGGATGATCGGTGGCTTCGACGGTGGCGGCCGGATCAAGACGCGGCTGCTGTCCATCCGCTGGGACGAGATCGACCGCGACCTGGCACGGGCGAGCCAGTTCGACCAGTCGGCGCTGTTTCGGCTCATCTACGAAAACGAATTCGGCACGGCTGGGGGCGAGCCGTTCGGCCTCATGGTCATCGATCACGAGCTGCGCCACATGCCGCAGCGGCGCGACCCCGCAGCGGCCCAGGCGCCGGTCGACGACGTCTCCGTGCTCTCGAGCCTGAGCGCCATTTCGGCGGCGGCCTTCGTGCCCATGGTGCTGGCGGCGTCACCGGCGCTTCTCGGCGTCGACCAGTTCACCGATCTGGCACTCTCGAACGACATTGCCGCCGCCTTGCGCAGCGACACGCACGCCCGCTGGCGCGCGCTCACCCAGCGGGAGGATGCGCGCTTCCTGTGCGTGACCCTGCCACGCATGCTGGCGCGCCCGCGCTGGCGGGCCGGCAGCCAGGAACGGGCCGGCCTGCGTTACGAAGAACGGGCGGCACGGCCGCAGGATCGCACCTGGTGCGTCGCGGGCTATGCCTTCGCGGCCGCGGTCGGCCGGGCGCAGGCAGCGTTCAACTGGCCGGGCGACGTGCGCGGCGTTGCACCCGACCGCATCGGCGGCGGCCTCGTCACCGACCTGCCGGCGGAGCCGTTCGTGCTCGGCGCCGAGACCGCGTGGCACCGCCCGTCGCTCGACCTGGCGCTGACCGACCGGCAGGAGCAGGAGCTGGTGCTGGCCGGGCTGATGCCGCTCAACACGCTGCCCTACGGCGACGCGGCCTTCGCTGCCGTCCACAGCCTGCAGGCTCGCCAGGCCGAGCCCGCGGGCCGCGCGCCCACGGCTGCCGGCGCCAACATGCGGCTCTCGGCGCAGATCAACTCGATGCTCTGCGTGTCGCGCTTCGCCCACTACATCAAGATCATCGGCCGCGAGCTGACCGGCGCCTTCCTCACCGCCGGCGAGATCGAGCGGCGCCTGCAGAGCTGGCTCGCAGGCTACACGAACGCGAGCCAGAACCCCGACCCGGACTCACGCGCGCGCCACCCGCTCGCGTCCAGCCGGGTCAGCATCCACGAGCTGCCGGACCGGCCGGGCTCGTTCGGCTGCGTCATCCATCTGCAGCCCTATTACCAGCTCGACGACGTCTCGGCGACCTTCCGCCTGGTCACCGGCTTCACCGCCGCGGGCCGCGAGTTCTGA
- a CDS encoding type VI secretion system accessory protein TagJ produces the protein MTTSDAGSLFQEGRLTAAVEAAGDAVRAAPGDASPRLLLAELLLYAGNLERADAVLEATTAVDPTLALVAAEFRQLLRAAVARRQVLHEGRVPEFLGEPTQAQAHLLEALTALRAGDAAAAETAALAAEAARPAVAGTTPDGDFADCRDADDLWSGTFEVLTTNGKYFWIPAERVVSLEFHAPKRPRDLFWRRCTMIVRDGPDGEVYLPALYDGAATDDDALRLGRRTEWSETAPVRGSGQRILLVGDDGIPFRQLTRMEFA, from the coding sequence ATGACGACGTCCGACGCCGGAAGCTTGTTTCAGGAAGGCCGCCTTACCGCGGCGGTCGAGGCCGCGGGCGACGCCGTTCGGGCCGCGCCCGGTGACGCAAGTCCGCGCCTGCTGCTCGCCGAACTGCTGCTCTATGCCGGCAATCTCGAGCGGGCCGACGCGGTGCTCGAGGCGACCACGGCGGTCGACCCTACACTGGCGCTCGTCGCGGCCGAGTTCCGGCAGCTGCTGCGCGCCGCCGTCGCCCGGCGCCAGGTGCTGCACGAGGGCCGGGTGCCGGAATTCCTGGGCGAGCCGACCCAGGCCCAAGCGCACCTGCTGGAGGCGCTGACGGCGCTTCGAGCCGGCGATGCGGCGGCGGCCGAGACCGCAGCCCTTGCCGCCGAGGCCGCCCGCCCGGCGGTCGCGGGCACGACGCCGGACGGCGATTTCGCCGATTGCCGCGATGCCGACGACCTGTGGAGCGGCACGTTCGAGGTGCTGACCACGAACGGCAAGTATTTCTGGATCCCCGCGGAGCGGGTGGTCAGCCTGGAATTCCATGCGCCGAAGCGGCCGCGCGACCTGTTCTGGCGCCGCTGCACCATGATCGTGCGCGACGGCCCGGACGGCGAGGTCTATCTGCCGGCGCTCTATGACGGCGCCGCCACGGACGACGACGCGCTGCGCCTCGGCCGACGGACGGAATGGAGCGAAACGGCACCGGTCCGGGGCTCTGGTCAGCGCATCCTCCTTGTTGGCGACGACGGCATCCCGTTCCGGCAGCTGACGCGGATGGAGTTCGCATGA
- the tssE gene encoding type VI secretion system baseplate subunit TssE: protein MTAPSSPGARRSPAPVLAPLLDRLLDAEPDRAVDRPASPAESVALLRRAVHRDLEALLNARRPWRTVADRFPALRLSPVTYGIPDFTAGAYNDRQQREVLRAEIEETIQRFEPRLAQVQVRLSDDGNLLRATLRLSIDALLRTHPAPEPIVFDTMIDTTTADVVLNPVYGY from the coding sequence ATGACCGCGCCGTCGAGCCCAGGCGCGCGGCGCAGCCCGGCGCCGGTGCTGGCACCGCTGCTCGACCGGCTGCTCGATGCCGAGCCCGATCGCGCGGTCGATCGGCCCGCCTCGCCCGCCGAATCGGTGGCGCTGCTGCGCCGGGCCGTGCATCGCGACCTCGAGGCGCTGCTGAACGCGCGCCGTCCCTGGCGCACGGTCGCAGACCGTTTCCCGGCACTCAGGCTCTCGCCCGTGACCTACGGCATCCCCGACTTCACGGCGGGCGCCTACAACGACCGGCAGCAGCGCGAGGTGCTGCGCGCGGAGATCGAGGAGACCATCCAGCGCTTCGAGCCGCGCCTTGCCCAGGTCCAGGTGCGGCTCAGCGACGACGGCAACCTGCTGCGCGCGACGCTGCGCCTGTCGATCGACGCGCTCTTGCGCACCCATCCGGCGCCAGAGCCGATCGTGTTCGACACCATGATCGACACGACGACCGCCGATGTCGTGCTCAACCCGGTCTACGGCTACTAG